The following coding sequences are from one Patescibacteria group bacterium window:
- a CDS encoding DUF6390 family protein — MILTKPQTALHDGVARCTRYAFGPNKLHLCGPDANAEVLAYIQAGATDPGLAHILQGFATLYPYLKEIAHANHIVDVFDDRVVQAYWLGNELLEAIPAQQFFRHLRDNLDLKRKYGAKEFDELVGKLPKGARMHHSFHVLNAYKRTGHDAKLHTLESMDSCRVSWGSVVAMEGPKITVRRKPLLQQNRKLVLGAAEDTTIMRRLEEDATLDDLAIGDLVSMHWGVICEIINPKHVQWLEHYTMQSINLSNETL, encoded by the coding sequence ATGATACTCACGAAGCCACAGACCGCCCTGCATGACGGGGTGGCGCGGTGCACGCGCTACGCCTTTGGTCCAAATAAGTTGCACCTCTGCGGGCCAGATGCCAATGCCGAGGTTTTGGCGTACATCCAAGCTGGGGCAACGGATCCAGGCTTGGCGCATATTCTCCAAGGCTTCGCTACCCTGTACCCGTACCTGAAAGAAATTGCGCACGCCAACCACATTGTGGATGTCTTTGATGACCGCGTAGTTCAAGCCTACTGGTTGGGTAACGAACTGCTGGAAGCCATTCCGGCGCAGCAGTTTTTCCGGCACCTGCGGGACAACCTGGACTTGAAGCGGAAGTACGGTGCCAAAGAGTTTGATGAACTGGTTGGCAAGTTGCCGAAAGGGGCGCGCATGCACCATTCCTTCCACGTGCTGAATGCGTACAAGCGTACCGGGCATGATGCGAAGTTGCACACCCTGGAGAGCATGGACTCGTGCCGGGTGAGCTGGGGGAGTGTGGTGGCCATGGAAGGCCCAAAGATTACGGTTCGGCGTAAACCCTTGTTGCAGCAAAACCGGAAGCTCGTTCTCGGCGCGGCAGAGGATACGACGATTATGCGCCGCTTGGAAGAAGATGCGACTTTGGATGACCTAGCCATCGGTGACCTGGTGAGCATGCACTGGGGGGTGATTTGTGAGATCATCAACCCCAAGCACGTGCAGTGGCTGGAGCACTACACAATGCAGTCAATCAACCTCTCCAACGAAACGCTCTGA
- a CDS encoding DMT family transporter: MTKILRTGILLALGTALISGVSNFVAKLSVTVIKDATLFTFLKNATVGVLIIGLVVLFVQWKELRTLQRKDWVRLLTIAVVGGSVPFLLFFNGLQQTSAVTGSLIHKTLFLWVAILAVWKLKEKVTWLQGVALAALLGGTFALGGFQNFHLGKSELMILGATLFWAVENVVAKRTLANLSTLTVVASRMVLGSVILLGVVAAQGKLGAVGNLSFSQWGWVALPSLLLFGYVLTWYSALKRAPAILVASLLVPATFITALLSGTFQHAPISWQSWVNGGLVTFGAVLLVWSARKTAQHDTHEATDRPA; the protein is encoded by the coding sequence ATGACCAAAATCCTCCGTACCGGTATTCTCCTCGCCCTGGGCACGGCACTCATTTCCGGGGTGTCCAACTTCGTGGCCAAGCTCAGCGTTACGGTCATCAAGGACGCCACGCTCTTCACTTTCCTGAAGAATGCCACGGTTGGCGTGTTGATCATTGGTCTCGTTGTGCTCTTTGTTCAGTGGAAAGAGCTACGAACGTTGCAGCGAAAGGACTGGGTTCGTTTGCTCACCATCGCCGTGGTTGGTGGCAGCGTGCCATTTCTCCTGTTTTTTAACGGCTTGCAGCAAACTTCAGCCGTAACTGGAAGTTTGATTCACAAGACGCTGTTCCTCTGGGTGGCAATCCTTGCTGTGTGGAAGCTGAAGGAGAAAGTTACCTGGCTGCAAGGCGTGGCCTTGGCCGCGCTGCTGGGCGGGACATTTGCCCTGGGTGGGTTTCAAAATTTTCACCTGGGGAAAAGTGAGCTCATGATTCTCGGCGCCACCCTGTTCTGGGCTGTGGAAAATGTGGTGGCAAAGCGAACACTTGCAAATCTGTCTACGCTTACGGTTGTCGCTAGCCGCATGGTCCTTGGCTCCGTCATTTTACTAGGAGTTGTGGCAGCGCAGGGGAAGCTTGGCGCAGTTGGCAATCTTTCGTTTAGCCAGTGGGGTTGGGTCGCGCTGCCAAGCCTTCTACTCTTCGGCTACGTCCTGACCTGGTACAGCGCCCTCAAGCGCGCGCCAGCCATTCTGGTCGCCAGCTTGCTCGTCCCAGCAACCTTCATCACCGCCCTGCTCAGCGGCACATTCCAGCACGCGCCCATTTCCTGGCAGAGCTGGGTGAATGGGGGTTTGGTCACGTTTGGCGCCGTGCTCCTGGTATGGTCAGCTCGCAAAACAGCACAGCATGATACTCACGAAGCCACAGACCGCCCTGCATGA
- a CDS encoding ATP-dependent Clp protease ATP-binding subunit produces the protein MAPLPNRLIVTCPACVHADGDCPACGNTRAALWLMGRLFVWHRRVDRLHITQQQLQRTLHRIIDLTLGALGIAGIVFLIIEGLHLKPVASLDSVVHFLGTRTWYMLGFSISLLADIVLVNRLRRRYQEQVLVAHRDGELLAVPPPPLAWEDVMHQQVRFENVAPAFAVTAMRAVEGAWNLAERFGHARVDTLHLFAALFAFPDVQIVFGRLGVPGKPLSDRVNRALTGLPRATHAPKVSTDLHTTLLHAYAEAVEAGRPVVDVTELLIAVYNDALVVEILADLGIDAQKLRNVVAWISISRQLSRTHTAWARRARYRSKKTTMNRAFTAIATPMLDRTSRDLTQLARLGMLAPCIGREREFEELFRIFESGRSNPMLVGLPGVGKTTIVEGLAQRMVAEDVPPSLQDKRLVSLSVSSLVSAAGRQGELEERFTIILNEIVRSGNIILYIDNLQNMMGLTTAGGSKMDLAEMLAQALGQRAFLAIATTNPVDEHRYIEKSGVTSVFQRLPINEVDTNGAIQILEGKVGHIEAKHQVVFSYDAIERAVVLSQRYVHDRYLPEKAVTIAEEAAVFVHKTRGKNQTVSGEDVAAIVSERTNVPVTQVTEAETEKLLHLEEKIYERVIGQEEAVHAVSAALRRARAELRDAKRPIATFLFLGPTGVGKTELSKAVAEVYFGNEQSMIRLDMSEYQVQSSLTRLIGNPDTGESGFLTEAVRKNPFTLLLLDELEKAHPDILNVFLQVMDDGRLTDSGGRTVDFTNVILIATSNAGTSTIQAGIKAGESLEHIRQHLVDEELARYYRPEFLNRFDGIIVFKPLDFEQVVAIARLMLKQVQSQLKEKGITLRVTDPALVELAEKGFDPQFGARPLRRAMQEHLDNVLANALLKGTLARRDVAILEPGGNIRVEKAREL, from the coding sequence ACAGACTCATTGTCACCTGCCCCGCGTGCGTGCACGCTGACGGGGATTGTCCAGCGTGTGGGAACACCCGGGCGGCGTTGTGGCTCATGGGTCGGCTCTTCGTCTGGCACCGCCGGGTGGACAGGCTGCATATTACCCAGCAGCAGTTGCAGCGTACCTTACACAGGATTATTGATCTTACCTTAGGTGCCCTGGGTATCGCGGGAATTGTCTTCTTAATCATCGAAGGGCTGCACCTCAAACCTGTTGCGAGTCTGGACAGTGTGGTGCACTTTTTGGGTACGCGAACCTGGTACATGCTTGGTTTTAGTATCTCGCTTCTTGCAGATATTGTTTTGGTGAACCGCCTACGCCGGCGCTACCAGGAGCAAGTCTTGGTTGCACACCGGGATGGTGAACTTTTGGCAGTTCCACCCCCGCCCCTGGCTTGGGAAGATGTGATGCACCAGCAAGTCCGTTTTGAAAATGTGGCGCCGGCATTTGCCGTTACCGCCATGCGTGCCGTGGAAGGAGCTTGGAACTTGGCCGAACGCTTTGGTCATGCGCGGGTGGATACACTCCACTTGTTTGCCGCACTCTTCGCGTTCCCAGACGTGCAAATTGTCTTTGGCCGCCTGGGTGTGCCAGGCAAGCCCCTCAGCGATCGCGTGAATCGTGCGTTAACAGGTTTGCCGCGCGCCACGCACGCTCCCAAGGTCAGCACTGATCTGCACACCACCCTTTTGCATGCGTACGCAGAGGCAGTGGAAGCGGGTCGTCCTGTGGTGGATGTGACGGAACTCCTCATCGCGGTGTACAACGACGCACTGGTGGTGGAAATCCTGGCTGACCTGGGGATTGATGCGCAGAAACTTCGCAACGTCGTGGCATGGATTTCCATTTCCCGGCAGCTGTCTCGCACCCACACGGCTTGGGCACGGCGCGCGCGGTACCGGTCCAAGAAGACCACCATGAACCGGGCGTTCACTGCCATTGCCACACCCATGCTGGACCGCACCAGCCGGGATCTGACGCAACTGGCGCGGCTGGGTATGCTGGCACCATGCATTGGCCGGGAACGGGAATTCGAAGAGCTGTTCCGCATTTTTGAAAGCGGGCGGTCCAACCCCATGCTGGTGGGTTTGCCTGGTGTGGGGAAGACGACCATTGTGGAAGGCTTGGCACAGCGCATGGTGGCCGAAGATGTACCACCCTCACTCCAAGATAAACGCTTGGTGAGCTTGTCCGTATCGTCCCTGGTTAGTGCCGCTGGACGCCAAGGAGAATTGGAAGAGCGCTTCACCATTATCCTCAACGAAATTGTCCGTTCTGGAAACATCATTCTCTACATCGACAACCTGCAGAATATGATGGGACTCACTACTGCCGGTGGTTCCAAAATGGATTTGGCAGAAATGCTGGCGCAGGCTTTGGGGCAGCGTGCGTTCCTTGCCATTGCCACCACGAATCCAGTGGATGAGCATCGGTACATTGAGAAGTCGGGGGTGACTTCAGTCTTCCAGCGTTTGCCCATCAACGAAGTGGATACGAATGGCGCCATCCAGATTCTAGAAGGCAAGGTTGGGCACATTGAAGCCAAGCACCAAGTAGTCTTCAGCTACGATGCCATTGAACGCGCAGTGGTGCTGTCCCAGCGCTACGTGCATGACCGGTACCTGCCAGAGAAAGCCGTGACCATTGCAGAGGAAGCGGCGGTCTTCGTCCATAAGACCCGCGGGAAGAACCAAACCGTAAGTGGGGAGGATGTAGCGGCCATTGTGTCCGAGCGGACAAATGTGCCAGTCACCCAGGTGACAGAAGCTGAAACGGAAAAGCTGCTGCACTTGGAAGAGAAAATTTATGAACGAGTCATTGGCCAGGAAGAAGCCGTGCATGCCGTGTCGGCCGCCCTCCGCCGTGCCCGGGCTGAGTTGCGCGACGCCAAGCGGCCCATTGCCACCTTCCTCTTTCTGGGACCAACCGGGGTTGGAAAAACTGAACTCTCCAAAGCCGTGGCTGAAGTGTACTTTGGGAATGAGCAGAGCATGATTCGTTTGGATATGTCGGAGTACCAAGTACAGTCCAGCCTCACCCGGCTCATTGGTAATCCAGACACAGGGGAGAGTGGTTTTCTCACTGAGGCGGTACGGAAGAATCCTTTCACTTTGCTCTTGCTGGACGAATTGGAAAAAGCCCACCCAGACATTCTCAACGTCTTCTTGCAGGTCATGGATGATGGTCGGCTCACGGACAGCGGTGGCCGCACCGTGGATTTCACCAATGTCATCCTCATTGCTACGTCGAACGCTGGTACTTCCACTATCCAAGCCGGGATTAAAGCCGGCGAATCCTTGGAGCACATCCGTCAACATTTGGTGGACGAAGAGCTTGCGCGGTACTACCGTCCAGAATTCCTCAACCGTTTTGACGGCATTATCGTCTTCAAGCCCTTGGACTTTGAGCAGGTCGTTGCCATTGCCCGCCTCATGCTGAAGCAAGTTCAGTCACAGCTGAAGGAGAAGGGGATTACCCTTCGCGTCACAGATCCAGCGTTGGTAGAACTGGCGGAAAAAGGCTTTGATCCACAGTTTGGCGCCCGGCCCCTGCGTCGTGCCATGCAAGAGCATTTGGACAACGTCCTGGCCAACGCCTTGCTGAAGGGAACGCTTGCCCGGCGTGATGTAGCTATTCTGGAACCCGGTGGCAATATTCGGGTGGAGAAGGCGAGGGAGCTGTAG
- a CDS encoding DNA recombination protein RmuC — MEIPLIIISVLVLVGILVLILRQGKGSTQTSDPAMHEKMVRLEERLSQLSEKNADLNRTVDSKMTESTRAMQQQFGQSAKIIQDVTERLTKLDETNRQVVGFADQLRSLQDILKNPKQRGVLGEYYLETLLKNVLPPNAYEMQYKFKDGEIVDAVVFVKDKIVPIDSKFSLENYNRMAATTDKSEHDRLEKVFVNDLKMRIQETAKYVRPNEGTMDFAFMFIPHEAIYYDLLVNKVGAITDDTENLIQRAAGKYHVIIVSPTSFLAYLQTVLQGLRAMQIEESAKEIRQNVELLAKHLSSYDVYMQKLGGHLGTTVNTYNTAYKEFKKVDKDVLKIADVGGTIEPLELEKPKGE, encoded by the coding sequence ATGGAAATCCCCCTCATTATCATCAGCGTGCTGGTTTTGGTTGGTATTTTGGTGCTCATTCTCCGCCAGGGGAAGGGGAGTACGCAAACGTCTGACCCGGCCATGCATGAGAAAATGGTGCGGCTGGAAGAGCGACTTTCGCAGCTCTCGGAGAAGAATGCAGATTTGAACCGGACCGTGGATTCCAAAATGACGGAGTCCACCCGCGCCATGCAGCAGCAATTTGGCCAGTCCGCCAAGATTATTCAAGACGTCACCGAGCGTTTGACGAAGTTGGATGAAACCAACCGGCAGGTCGTAGGTTTTGCTGACCAGCTCCGGAGTTTGCAAGACATTCTCAAAAACCCCAAGCAACGTGGGGTGCTGGGAGAGTACTACTTAGAAACGCTCCTCAAGAACGTGCTGCCCCCAAATGCGTATGAAATGCAGTACAAGTTTAAAGACGGCGAGATTGTAGACGCCGTGGTGTTCGTCAAGGACAAGATCGTGCCCATTGATTCCAAGTTTAGCCTGGAGAACTACAACCGCATGGCTGCTACCACGGACAAGTCTGAGCATGACCGCTTGGAAAAAGTCTTTGTGAACGATTTAAAAATGCGCATCCAGGAAACCGCCAAGTACGTCCGGCCCAATGAAGGCACCATGGACTTTGCCTTCATGTTCATTCCGCACGAAGCAATTTACTACGACCTACTGGTGAACAAGGTGGGCGCCATTACCGATGATACGGAAAATCTTATCCAACGTGCGGCTGGAAAGTACCACGTCATTATCGTCTCGCCCACGTCTTTCCTGGCGTACCTGCAAACCGTGCTCCAAGGTTTACGAGCCATGCAGATTGAAGAGTCGGCCAAGGAGATTAGGCAGAATGTGGAATTACTGGCCAAGCATTTGTCCAGCTACGATGTCTACATGCAAAAGCTGGGCGGCCACCTGGGCACCACGGTGAACACCTACAACACGGCGTACAAAGAATTTAAGAAGGTGGACAAAGATGTCCTGAAGATTGCTGATGTTGGTGGAACAATCGAACCATTGGAATTGGAAAAGCCGAAAGGGGAGTAG
- a CDS encoding TatD family hydrolase: protein MSNLIDTHCHLNFNAYKDDLDQVIERTLAAGMRVINIGSQSTTSQRAVELAKQHPGKFFAAIGLHPLHLFETFVDKDEVDIPFKTRQEVFDVAFYSNLAKEKGVVAVGECGVDYYRVPDGIDPQVFVARQKEVFLQQAAFAQGHDLPLVLHTRAHPKEPTKAYNDLLELLQHAGYNRGVVHCYTGDVDTARKFVDAGCLISFTGIITFPNATKLLDVVRFVPLDRMMVETDAPYLAPQQFRGKRNEPLYVQHVADKIAEVKGIGVEEVVRQTTKNAEVFFHLP from the coding sequence ATGTCAAATCTCATCGACACCCACTGCCACCTGAATTTCAATGCGTACAAAGATGACCTAGATCAGGTCATTGAACGCACGTTGGCTGCAGGAATGCGAGTCATAAATATTGGCTCCCAAAGCACCACCAGCCAGCGAGCAGTGGAGTTGGCAAAACAACATCCTGGAAAGTTTTTTGCAGCTATTGGTCTGCACCCATTGCACCTGTTCGAGACGTTTGTGGATAAGGATGAAGTGGACATTCCCTTCAAAACCCGGCAGGAAGTTTTTGATGTGGCGTTCTACAGCAACCTTGCAAAAGAGAAGGGCGTGGTAGCAGTAGGCGAGTGTGGCGTGGACTACTACCGCGTGCCAGATGGAATCGATCCACAAGTTTTTGTTGCGCGGCAAAAAGAAGTGTTCCTTCAGCAAGCAGCTTTTGCACAAGGTCATGACCTTCCCTTAGTGCTCCATACCCGCGCGCATCCAAAAGAGCCAACCAAAGCGTATAATGATCTCCTGGAATTACTGCAGCACGCAGGATACAACCGCGGGGTCGTACATTGCTACACCGGAGATGTAGATACCGCTCGGAAGTTCGTTGATGCTGGCTGTCTCATTTCTTTCACCGGGATCATCACCTTCCCAAATGCAACCAAACTCCTGGATGTCGTTCGTTTTGTGCCGCTGGATCGGATGATGGTGGAAACCGATGCGCCGTACCTGGCGCCGCAGCAATTTCGCGGAAAGCGCAACGAGCCGCTATACGTGCAGCACGTGGCGGATAAAATTGCTGAGGTGAAGGGGATTGGGGTGGAGGAAGTCGTGCGCCAGACCACGAAGAACGCAGAGGTATTTTTTCATCTCCCGTAA
- a CDS encoding ATP-binding cassette domain-containing protein gives MLQVQGLTKKFGEVTAVEAVTFDAHAGEIFGLLGPNGAGKTTTIRVIATILQPTEGTAVVDGHDIRKEPEAVRKTLGLLTADIGVYDRFTARENLRYMGRLYGLGGTALENRIHTLLVALEMEHFADRRAGTFSTGMKQKVAIARSIIHDPKVVIFDEPTAGLDVLASQTVIRYMQHAKQDGKLVILSTHDMAHAQALCDRVGIIHRSKLITLATPQELLQQTQSQNLEEAFLAIVGQNAAQTTEREREEAHLRDVAKKRKKLFKL, from the coding sequence ATGTTGCAGGTGCAGGGATTAACGAAAAAGTTTGGGGAAGTAACCGCGGTTGAGGCGGTCACCTTTGACGCCCACGCGGGTGAGATTTTTGGTTTACTGGGGCCAAATGGTGCGGGGAAAACCACCACCATTCGGGTTATTGCCACAATTCTGCAGCCAACCGAAGGTACGGCCGTGGTCGATGGCCATGATATTCGCAAAGAACCAGAGGCAGTGAGAAAGACCTTGGGTTTACTCACTGCGGACATTGGAGTGTACGACCGCTTCACCGCCCGGGAAAATTTGCGGTACATGGGCCGGCTCTACGGTTTGGGTGGTACGGCTTTGGAAAATCGTATACACACACTACTCGTCGCTTTAGAAATGGAACACTTTGCGGATCGGCGGGCGGGTACGTTTTCCACCGGCATGAAGCAGAAAGTGGCCATTGCTCGCTCTATTATCCACGATCCAAAGGTTGTGATTTTTGACGAACCAACGGCTGGGTTGGATGTGCTGGCTAGCCAGACGGTGATTCGGTACATGCAGCATGCCAAGCAGGATGGGAAATTAGTTATTCTTTCCACGCACGACATGGCGCACGCGCAAGCATTGTGTGATCGGGTGGGGATCATCCACCGGAGCAAGCTCATCACGCTAGCCACGCCACAAGAGTTGCTACAGCAGACGCAGTCCCAAAATTTGGAGGAGGCTTTCTTGGCGATCGTTGGCCAGAACGCAGCGCAAACAACAGAGCGTGAGCGGGAGGAAGCGCATTTACGTGACGTTGCCAAGAAGCGCAAAAAGCTTTTCAAACTATGA
- a CDS encoding nickel-dependent hydrogenase large subunit — translation MHTVDLSMTKEITKVEGAATLDVEVKNGKVEKCRFGITEYKRFYTQAMRGKPYRGLPALLARICGTCSNAHLLCSIEACEHALGITPSKQSITMKHLTMNGLNIRDHALHLYLFAMPDMFGKDSFLSFDENDPEQHQILHDAFDIKAAGNYLAIIIAGRSVHAINPMIGGFLKVPTSEEVAEAVKKLKGIRPAVLRTIERFEKCDFTFDRKTHFMALVANPFSFLDGEIVSDQSPERISEAQFREHLEHVVIPYSQASGYEYKGKAYMVGALARINLAKDNLHQKVKDSIPHTLAKFPSTNIFHNNLAQAIELLHCVDQSIEMLETTKFTKEPLVQPTKKSGTGVGVIEAPRGTLYHKVTIDEKDVVTDGEIVVPTGQNQVNIEQDMARRLEELLPENPNAEKVQLELEKIIRAYDPCMSCASHFLKLKVVGAAFPAD, via the coding sequence ATGCACACCGTTGACCTGTCCATGACGAAGGAGATCACCAAGGTGGAAGGTGCTGCCACTTTGGACGTGGAAGTGAAGAACGGCAAAGTGGAGAAGTGTCGCTTTGGCATTACCGAGTACAAACGCTTCTACACCCAGGCCATGCGCGGCAAGCCCTACCGCGGCCTACCCGCCTTGCTGGCGCGCATTTGCGGCACCTGCTCCAACGCCCACCTGCTCTGCAGTATCGAGGCCTGTGAACATGCCTTGGGAATTACCCCCAGTAAGCAGAGCATAACAATGAAGCATTTGACCATGAATGGGCTGAACATTCGTGACCACGCGCTCCATCTCTACCTCTTTGCCATGCCGGACATGTTTGGCAAAGATTCCTTCCTGTCCTTTGACGAGAATGACCCGGAGCAGCACCAAATTCTCCACGACGCGTTTGATATCAAAGCCGCGGGGAATTACCTGGCGATTATCATTGCCGGCCGAAGCGTGCACGCCATTAACCCCATGATTGGCGGGTTCCTGAAAGTCCCCACATCGGAAGAAGTGGCTGAGGCGGTAAAAAAACTCAAAGGCATTCGCCCAGCCGTGCTGCGTACTATTGAACGGTTTGAAAAGTGCGACTTCACTTTTGACCGCAAAACCCATTTCATGGCTTTGGTGGCAAATCCTTTCAGTTTCCTGGACGGAGAAATTGTCAGCGATCAGTCACCGGAGCGCATTTCTGAAGCGCAGTTCCGCGAGCACCTGGAGCATGTGGTCATCCCCTACTCCCAAGCCTCTGGCTACGAGTACAAAGGCAAAGCGTACATGGTGGGCGCCTTGGCGCGCATCAACTTGGCCAAAGACAACCTGCACCAGAAAGTGAAGGACAGCATACCGCACACCTTGGCAAAATTTCCTTCCACCAACATTTTCCACAACAACCTGGCGCAGGCCATTGAGCTGCTGCACTGCGTGGATCAGTCCATTGAAATGCTGGAGACCACAAAATTCACCAAAGAGCCACTCGTCCAACCAACCAAGAAGAGCGGGACGGGCGTGGGCGTCATTGAAGCACCGCGCGGCACGCTTTACCACAAAGTGACCATTGATGAAAAAGATGTGGTGACCGACGGCGAAATTGTGGTGCCCACGGGCCAAAACCAAGTCAACATTGAGCAAGACATGGCGCGCCGCTTGGAAGAGCTTCTGCCGGAAAACCCTAATGCGGAAAAGGTGCAGCTGGAACTAGAAAAAATCATTCGGGCGTATGACCCGTGCATGAGCTGCGCCTCGCACTTCCTTAAACTGAAAGTTGTCGGAGCCGCATTTCCAGCTGACTAA
- a CDS encoding glycine--tRNA ligase, which translates to MSEPTKMEVLMSFAKRRGFVFPTAEIYGGLQGFWDWGPLGVEFKNNIKKEWWKHFVQGRADVVGQDAAIVTNPTVWQKSGHVQGFADKLVECKACHHRFKGDDLMDHTKCPDCGGQLTGERDFNTMFTTHVGPVEDTAATVFMRPETAQNIFVNFDTVRQTMRLKLPFGIGQIGKAFRNEITPGNFIFRSREFEQMELEFFCHPGEDDRWFKYWCEESLQWFLDLGIKADHLRFHEQSKAELAHYSKATTDIEYNFPFEKGWSELMGIANRTDFDLKAHGQSYRDDKTPEAIVPYCIEPSAGVDRAALAFLLDAYEEVEGGRSTTTEANKEKEVVLRLHKNLAPIKVAILPLSKKEPLAGKAQEIAAELRKHWTVMYDDSQSIGRRYRRQDEIGTPYCVTVDFDTLEKDQKVTVRDRDTMAQERVGIGELEADLKKRFA; encoded by the coding sequence ATGTCCGAACCCACGAAAATGGAAGTGCTCATGTCCTTTGCCAAGCGGCGGGGTTTTGTGTTCCCCACGGCGGAAATCTACGGCGGCCTGCAGGGCTTCTGGGATTGGGGTCCGTTGGGTGTGGAATTTAAGAACAATATCAAGAAGGAGTGGTGGAAACACTTTGTTCAAGGCCGGGCAGATGTGGTGGGCCAGGATGCCGCCATCGTGACCAACCCCACGGTATGGCAGAAGAGCGGCCACGTGCAGGGATTTGCGGACAAGTTGGTGGAGTGCAAGGCGTGCCACCATCGCTTCAAAGGGGATGATCTGATGGATCATACCAAGTGCCCAGACTGCGGTGGGCAGCTTACCGGGGAGCGGGATTTTAACACCATGTTCACCACGCATGTGGGGCCGGTGGAAGATACTGCTGCCACGGTGTTCATGCGGCCAGAAACTGCCCAGAATATTTTTGTGAACTTTGATACCGTGCGGCAAACCATGCGCCTAAAGCTGCCGTTTGGCATTGGGCAAATTGGCAAAGCTTTTCGGAACGAAATTACGCCGGGGAATTTCATTTTTCGTTCCCGAGAGTTTGAGCAAATGGAATTGGAATTTTTCTGCCACCCAGGTGAGGATGACCGGTGGTTTAAATATTGGTGTGAGGAAAGTTTGCAGTGGTTCCTGGATTTGGGCATCAAAGCAGACCACCTGCGTTTCCATGAACAGTCAAAGGCCGAGTTGGCACACTACTCCAAGGCCACAACGGATATTGAGTACAATTTCCCTTTCGAAAAGGGTTGGTCAGAACTCATGGGTATTGCGAACCGCACGGACTTTGATTTGAAAGCACACGGCCAGTCCTACCGCGATGACAAAACCCCAGAGGCAATTGTGCCGTACTGCATTGAACCATCAGCGGGTGTAGACCGGGCAGCGCTCGCATTTTTGTTGGATGCGTACGAAGAGGTTGAAGGTGGCCGGTCAACCACAACTGAGGCAAACAAGGAAAAAGAAGTCGTCTTGCGTTTGCACAAAAATTTAGCACCCATCAAAGTCGCCATTTTGCCTTTGTCTAAGAAAGAGCCACTGGCTGGGAAGGCGCAGGAAATTGCCGCAGAACTCCGCAAGCACTGGACCGTGATGTACGACGACAGTCAGTCCATTGGCCGCCGCTACCGGCGACAGGATGAAATTGGCACGCCATACTGCGTGACCGTGGATTTTGACACGCTTGAGAAAGACCAGAAAGTCACCGTCCGCGACCGGGACACCATGGCGCAGGAGCGGGTGGGGATTGGGGAGCTAGAAGCAGACTTGAAAAAGCGATTTGCGTGA
- a CDS encoding transposase: protein MSRQQHIHQEEFPYLLTTIVRNRAKFFREEKWARELSVIIRRACVLHKFSLLAYAIMPDHLHLIVYPNQAQASVPASLEIERAGRDARAGRAYFDKQKAE from the coding sequence GTGAGTCGTCAGCAGCATATTCATCAGGAAGAGTTCCCATACCTACTAACTACTATTGTTCGAAACCGGGCAAAGTTTTTTCGGGAAGAAAAATGGGCTCGTGAACTCTCGGTTATTATTCGTCGAGCGTGCGTGCTACATAAATTTTCATTGCTGGCATATGCAATTATGCCTGATCATTTACATTTAATTGTTTACCCCAACCAAGCGCAGGCCTCTGTGCCTGCGTCTCTTGAAATTGAACGCGCGGGCAGAGACGCCCGCGCTGGTAGGGCGTATTTTGATAAACAAAAAGCCGAGTGA